The genomic stretch TCATCCTTCATACCTGAAAACCTAACAATCCAGTGATGTTGGGTAGCCATGTTTTTAGAGTTCCATTCCCTCCAACCTTTTAACTTTGTTGTGGACATTTAAGGGTATGTACTCTCTAGTGATATTCAATtcaccttaccaaaaaaaaaaacgaaaaaggtGATAATTAATTCACGGTATGAGATTACATATGAAACTCATTGCAATTTGACCAGGCATCCACAAGCACCTGTGACTTGTGAGAGACCGCTGATGTTCACTAAACGTTGCTTAAACCACAATGAAATTCCATTGAAAATGATGCATTTGTAAAAGCTTGATATGCCCATTTAGGGACCAAAAATCACCAGAAATTGAAGCAAATTAAGCACATTTGCAGGGTTACAGACTGTGATAAGTAATTGGGATCCCAGACCCAGAGCCACAACAACGATGACAAATTATTGACTAATAAATCACTTATTTGGAAGAACTGCTTTTCTGGTACTTAGCTTTAACCCAATTGATACCCACTGATGTCCCACTCTTCACCTTCTCTGCTCCCACTACTGCTGCTGCTTTTGCCTTTCCAAGCCCTGTTGAAGCTGCAGCTTTCACGTTTGCCATCttcttgttgctgctgctgctgctcttGCCGCTCCCTTTCTGGGTATTTGGTTTCACATCATCTTCTGCTGCGCCAAAGCCGCCAG from Macadamia integrifolia cultivar HAES 741 chromosome 11, SCU_Mint_v3, whole genome shotgun sequence encodes the following:
- the LOC122093900 gene encoding uncharacterized protein LOC122093900, which gives rise to MANEAPSWADQWGAGGFGAAEDDVKPNTQKGSGKSSSSSNKKMANVKAAASTGLGKAKAAAVVGAEKVKSGTSVGINWVKAKYQKSSSSK